The sequence below is a genomic window from Coffea arabica cultivar ET-39 chromosome 8e, Coffea Arabica ET-39 HiFi, whole genome shotgun sequence.
TAAGCACTTGGAGGTTGAGTCCGACTCTAAACTCTAAAGTAGGGGCGCATTAAGTTCATGATGCTGCCACGGATCATATAATTCCTGACAGGTGCAGTCTCTTATGCACGCATTCTTCAAGTTACATGGATTCCAAGGATTGGAGGAGGGGCAGCAACGTTGTAAGAATTGGAAGCAACCTTTCCTGAAGGTTCATGGTCAAGATTTGGTCGAAAAAACATGTAAAGTTCAAATTACATCTTGCAAATCATTTTTTCCACATTCTATAGTTACACGTTGTTGAAAGTGAATCATACCGCATGCATATAAAGTTAGTTACACGTTGTTGAAAGTGAATCATACCGCATGCATATAAAGTTACGTACGATTTTCTGACAAACTATTCCGGCCCCTTGTCCCCAAGAATTGTATTCCAAGGACTCTTTGTCACATAACGGTTATGCCAGAGGTATCTTCCTCCAGTTTGCTCTTGGACACAGCATCCAACATTTCACTCCCCACAGTTCTATTTCTATAATCTATATATAATCTTTTTTCCGCTTTGAAAGGACAcaattttggccattttaaagACTAAACAGTCCATTTGCGTTCTTTGAGTCCCAAAAATGTAATGTAAATGGAATCTCATTGTGGTTGGAAAAATACCACACTCACTCAATCCCAATTATGGTATTttgaaatttcacattcatcATCGCGTCATAGTACAATCTCATGCGTTACAAATTTAGATCACGAGGTATTCTGTTCCGACCATAGTTCGAAGGTAGAACACAATGACACAGATGAAATGAAAAAAGTCCATAACAGAACTCTACGATATTCATAAGAGTTTAATGGCAGGCTTGAAATCAACATGTCTCGCAACCCAAGTATCCTAATCTTGTATGAATGAAGAAACTTTCTGGTGTCTCACGCCAGTACGAGAAATGGAGGACAGGCATCGTAATGTCAAAGCAACAAGCAATCTACAAAAGCGGCTAACTAGAATGTGCTTCAAAAGGCGCCGCATACCTTCTCGAAACTGCAGGTTTTGCGGATTTTAATGATCCACAAGGTTGTTGGCAAAAACATAGCACTCGAAATTTGTAGACAACTCACAAATGCAACTTGCTAGATGGAAAAAATAGGAACTAAGAACCAAAGTGATGCCAAAGAGATTACGCATTAAGCAGCAGCTAGGCACATTCATCAGACAAGCAGACTATGATGCGTAAAGATAACATAACCCTCCAACAATAAGTCCATTTCCATAGCTAGACGTGTCCTCAAGAAACATCCAATTCCTTCATTATTAACTTTTCTAACTGTATAAGAGTAGCATCAACAATAACagtaattataataataaaagaGACACTGAAGCAAGATATTGAATCTTAAACATCCATATAATGGAGTTCCGAAATATAGTGGAATCAATACATACATGAGATATTCAATGCTAGTCCAATGTGGACCACATTTTCCATTCCTTTGACTTCTATTTTGCTTTCCTTTTTATCTCCTAGTTATACACAATTTATAAATTAGATTAAGCACAACATACTGTACAATGGGAAGATGTCACCAGAAACCATCATCAACATCAACGGTTGGGTGGGGATCATCTTCTTCCTCTAGTTCCATCTCTAACTCTGGCTCAAACTCAGCTGACTCGATGTCTGCAAGGTTTTTCAAATCAACCACAGAGAGCTCATCAAGGCGTTTAACAACCAAGTCAGCAGCTCCAAGCTCATACATTGGATGTTTGCTTGCAACAGCTACACATTTCATCCGAGCATCATGTGCAGCCTCCACAGTTTGATTCGAGTTCCCAAACACAATACACCGCTCGGGTATGTATTGTAAAAGCTGTGCTGCATACACAAACATCTCTGGATCTGGTTTCCCCCGATAGACATCCTCTGCTGCAACAACAACATTAAAGACCTCTTCAATCCCAACAGCACCAATTGCAGTCTCCAAATTTTTTCTAGGTCGGGTGGACACCAAAGCAATTGGGATTTTGTAATGCATCAAGATATTGACAAATTCCTGAGAACCAGGTCGGAAACTGTAGATCCCACCCTGCAAGGCTTGATAAATTTCCTCCTTCCGACCAGCCATTCTTTTCAACTGAACCGGATCTCTTGACCAGCAAAGAACCTCTGATATTGCTTGCTCATTCTTCATTCCTTCGATCCTTCGAAGGACGAAAGCTGGAGGAGGTGATTTTCCTTCTTCCTCGGAAAGAGCCAACCAAGCTTGCTTCTCAAGATCCGGATTATCTTCAATGAGCACACCATCCCACTCGAATATAGCAGCTAGCCATCCACATCCCATCCTTTCTTGTCGAAGCAATGGATTTTGAAGGCCAGGATTATCTGCCTTATTAGGTGGTGGCCATAATCCCGGCATTCTATCAACACCAGTATCAATCTGGTATCTAAAATCCTGATAAGATTGCCCCTCTTCTCTGTATGCGTATGCCTCTTTAGTCAATTCCATCGCCTGACACTTAATTAGCTGCCGATGGGCTTTTAATCTCGGcagagatgatgaagaaacaaGTTTTCTAAAACGAAATTCCATTGGAGGAAACTTGATGATATCGATTGCCCTCCGTTTGCCTGAAACATCCTTGGAACAATAGCCTCCATACAGCGGAAGATTTCCCAAAAGGGATGTGGTAGCAAAGGATTCCACCATTTTTAACGACAGAAGATGAAAACCACAGCCAAATCTGACCTATATATCAAACTTTACACTCTTTCCCCCTAAATTGGAATCCTTTTTCAAGTTCTTGCCCAGTTAAATGCAACAGAACCCTCACAAACCAACCAAACTGACCTTAATTTCAATATATTTAAGTATCCAGAAAAAAGTAAAGCTTTTTTAAATCGAACTAATCCTTCCTTTGAACACAAAAACCAATATCAAGACTAATAATATACGACTCTAGCTTTGGATTCCAGAAACCCAAGTGCTACTTTTTCTCAACAGGCTCCCAATTCACACAACAATATATTCTTACAGACTATATTTAATTACAAAGAACCTTCTTTTGAGAGAACTCACAGATTATTCCCCAAGACCAACCAAAAagagaggcaaagaaagaataacCAAACAGCACAAATATCCCAACTTTATTTAATAGCCATTAAAGTACTTCCATTATCGgataatccaaacaaaaaaCCGTGCAAAATCCACTGGCCCAAATCAACAATTATTGCATTAAACAACTTAAAAAAACACGACTCGATAATTAACTAAAGCCCAGAAGGCATGAGCTTGTGATAACCAAAAAAGGAAGGATTTTTATTAATATAGTTATACGCAGTAAAAACCCAACAAAATTCAGATAAATTAAGGGTAAGAACTTGGACCAAATTCAATAAAAATCTGAACTTTATTGGATTTAAATCTAGAGTCTTGAAGAGAGTACTTAAATATGTTGTACAGTGGTATTTATATACAGGGAGAAAAAGGCAGGAAGGAACCTGAATGAGTGAAAAAGGATGCCTGGATTGAAGAGAAAGattggattttgatttatttggaaGAGGTGAATTATTTATGTGTGGTTTATAGGCAAAGATGGGGGAAGCGGGTACTTGTTTCAGGAGTCGAATTTGGTCTTGGAAACCGTATGGTGGTGGCCGGCGGAGGCTAATTGTGTCCAGAAGTACACGCGGGCAATGTATGAATCTTTCaggaaatttctttttctttattttgtagGTAATTGATACGTTTTGTTCCCGAAAGAGAAAGGTCAGCTTTATTCAAGGAAAAGATATAACTAATCAGGGAAATTCCCCTGCTAATTATCTAAATATAGAAAGTAAACCGGAGATGACCAGTATATTtaatctttttctcaaaaaaaataaagaaaaagaaatttctatATCAAGTTTGCTTCGGTGTTGACACAAATTTAAGTATCCATATTAAACGCAATTATGATTTAACTATTCTTTCAGAATTATTGGCATAGAAGTCTACAAGCTATAGAAGTCTACaagctattttgaaaattttcttcttattattttttttaggattttctcTTCCTTTACTGTTAAACCATTAATgcttttttttgcaaaatatgtCTGTATATTGTTAGCATGAGAaggatgaaatttaaaaaataaaaaggaaaaatgagaatTTGAACCCAATACCTCTTAATTCTGGAAAAGTCGTTATGTGTCTGTCGTAGTTCTATAATTATACACACAAACTTTCATCAAGATCGCAACACTTAGAATAGAACCAAGCATTATTGATACATGTTACACGCATATTCTCCAATTTCTATGTGGGTGGATAACAATCCAAATTGTATCTTAGGGTAAAAAGAGAAAGACATTCAATTTGTGTCTTATCTAATTTGTTAAGACCAGTGTTATGGTATCATTAACTCGTGTGACGTGCATCTTTAATATCTACAAGAAAAATACCTTCTTGTGCATAAAATTGTATCCTGAGATTTGTTCAGACTTCAAAATTCATAATTAAGTTAGGTACGCTAGTAAAGAATTCATTTTGATTGAAGAGATATCGTTTCATCTAATAAATCTGGACGAATGACATATATGTATAGATCTGCAATCAATAGATACAACAgacttaagaaaagaaatttcattaaacGAGGCAATGGACATTATCCACCAAAATCAGAAACTTAGCAATCCAAGTGAAATAGAGGTCTTGGAACAAAATGGTGCCTCCAATTAAAGTAGCTTAATTGCGTTGCTACATCCCAATCATCAGCTACAAGAAGGGATTAATCTAATTAAGGTGGAATGTATTATACAGATTGAGTCCTTTTCAaggaacatttttttttttattaatccaGTGAACTGTGGATAAGAACTTACAGGAGGGGTCAACGCTCTTCTCCAATCAAGTCCGCAatctattttctttttgttgttaAGCCTCGGGAAATGTATAACTTATTTAATCCCTACGCTTCGCTTGTTTATTTGGTAATCAGTTGTTTCTTTGCCTCTTGGATaccaaaattattccaaataatatttcgcttgcatcacagACACATTTCCCAACCTAcatttttatattcccaatcaactttttatctcacatacatcatatcacaaaaaagtgttacagtaattattccaaataatatttcaaataatacactgtCCAAACAAACACACTGGCTGACATATAGGATCAAAGAgctgaaattaaaaaaaaaaaaaaaaagagagtctAATCTTCTTTTATTTCTACTAtgactcctttttcttttggtatgTATTTCTTTCTAAATAGATAATTTCTTAAGCATTTGCTAATCATTTAGGAACCAATCAAATTAATGATCACATAGTTAGTTGTtattactttcattttcatgtCTGACCATCGAGATCCTCCAAACAAATGGGTCCCTTAACGCATACTTGCACGGCAATTTCGCTCAGAAATTGTGTTGAAATCGGAATTCATCACACGATAAATATGCCAAAATAATGGAAATTAGTATCCGCAGgtggttaaaaacaaaaaaggggtCAGAATAAAGATGCGTACACCTTCAAAATACCGCACGAAATTAACACGAAGAAATCCTGAATTTTATGCTAAAGCAGAGCCAAAGCAGCCAAaagcaaaatcaaaaaaatgcagAGGAAAAGCTGTGGTCCATGATTGGTTAGATGAGCCCACAAAGCCACCACAGAATCGTGTAGACCATTCCATTTCACATTTGTCTACCGACACGTTTCATATACATGTTTGTTTCCGGGGGCATAACATTAATTAAAAGATAGAAAAAAAACTACTCGATACTAATTTAACAAGATCTCGTTTGGCATTGGTTCGACTTCGCCAATTAGTCACgttaaatttaaataatattttataattgATGACTTTTAAATTCgataaaaaaatttgtttcGGCAAATAATTAAGTCAAATTTAGATAAAAGTTTAGActcgttaaaataatcaaacaaaattgAATACTGAAGTGTTCGACTTTAACTTAACGAAGCTTGTTTGCACGCCTACCAGTAGATGAGATTCATTGATTGAATCTAAAGAAAAGGTTTGATACGAGTGCAAAAGCGTAGCGTAGAAGGCATTGAATAATTGATGAACTGAAATAAGCCGGATATCTTTCCTTGTTCAGTTTCGAGAGCTTACACATTATTAATAGATACACGCTTAGAAAGAGCTTAGAACTTGTTTGGACAATAAGTTTTtgttccttcaaaaaaaaaaaaaaagcttttgttaaaaaaaaatactgtaatgtatatgaggtaaaaaaaagttattagaaAATATGTCCagagatttttttcttttttgcgaAAATTCAGAATTCAAACAAAGGCATTTCAAAACTGGTTCTTGTAGCGTAAGATTTGCTATGCTTGGAtattaattttttctaaaataatatttcgcttgcattatACACataattttcaatctttttttttatattttcaactacctttttatctcatatacatcacatcacaaaaaagtgACACagtaattatttggaataataccCTATGGCCGCGATAATACTCTATCACACCTTTTTTCATCTTTACAACTTCCATTACGAGTTTGTCAAGCATGATAGAAAGATATTCAATGCATCTGCCGTATTCCATTTTATAGCACAACAAGAAGTCAATCTGTGGATAAAATCCTTCTAAAGCTTCAGCCAAACATAATTTTACAACCTTGACGTCACTGTTAAAGTTACagatatttaaatttttttccccaTTGAGAGGGTGTTTTGAATAAGAGATTTCTAGCGACAAAACGACAGAGAATCCCAGAAAAATGGTTTTTGTACAGTAAAAacccaaaatacaaaaatttaacgGTCTGCTTGGTGCCACATAATTTGAAGGAACGTGTCAAAGTTACGGCTGTTCATGCTTGATATACAAGAGAAATATCAAGCTCATCTTATGGATTTAATAcaagagaaaaaataataaaaggtacTGATCTCATTCCTCATTCTTCAATGACTTGCCATCTTTTTCAGCCATCAATCATCCCTTGGATGAATTTTCCTCATATTGCGGCCAGGTAAGGAAGAATGTAGAATTTCAGCTTGGCCGATGCAAGACGCTATTTTTGGTCCCCGAAAGGCACTAATTTTCTCACCTATTTGATCCTTTTATGAAAAGGCTGCGTAAGCGCTATCCAAATGCTGTAACAGATACCTTTTCTTAGTGAAAATAGCAGAAAAGATtccttcaagaaaaaaaaaaagaaggcacAAAAGATGGGGAAAGAAACAACTCGTTCCAGCGTAGCTTGTCCTTGGCATAATCCtgatcttttctttttatctcTCAACTACTAGAATCAATATATTTGAACCCTAAACTTAGTAGcgaaggaaactctaaaaattCTGTTCTGACCACTGAATCACTGAACCAGCTCCAGTGATACTAATTATCCTATCTCAACTGCTAAGAAGATTTATGAAAGAATCAAAATTTGACTCCCAAATTGTACATAAGGCCTGAGATTTGGGTGGTCAAGACTTACACTGTGAGAGACCATAtcatctacagtaaaattttggtGGAGGAAAGACCAAGTTTGAATTTATTACGGGGTAGAACTAAAAATTAAACAGATTTTAAGGCATTCAACTCTGATTTTCAAGCTCTTGGGGGGCTTGCCATCGAGCCATGGCAAAGTTGGAAACAAGATCAGAAATAAAAACCAGTAAGATAACACGCTGAAGAGCTACGTGTAACATGAGTTTTGCTGTGCATGTGGATGAGTCTCAGTCGCAAATCTGAGTATCCTAACACGTGTACATCTCTAATCACATATATATGACAAGATTTTAGACACGTTAACGCTTTACAGGTAGAGGCAaattgagagaaagagaggCAAAAATGGAGTCAACTAAGGAGAGAAGAGAGCAGGTGGAGAAGGAGCAAAGGGAACAAAAGGGAGGTGTTGATCCAATAGCCAAGGCTAGGGAGGTACTTCAAGAAGCTGTCATCAGCAAAGATGATGGAAAGGCTCAGGGCGATAATAATGACGAGAAGGAAGCAGCAAAAGACCctgatgacattttggttttTGCTAGAGCTGTTCACCACACTGATTCC
It includes:
- the LOC140012911 gene encoding 5-amino-6-(5-phospho-D-ribitylamino)uracil phosphatase, chloroplastic-like, yielding MVESFATTSLLGNLPLYGGYCSKDVSGKRRAIDIIKFPPMEFRFRKLVSSSSLPRLKAHRQLIKCQAMELTKEAYAYREEGQSYQDFRYQIDTGVDRMPGLWPPPNKADNPGLQNPLLRQERMGCGWLAAIFEWDGVLIEDNPDLEKQAWLALSEEEGKSPPPAFVLRRIEGMKNEQAISEVLCWSRDPVQLKRMAGRKEEIYQALQGGIYSFRPGSQEFVNILMHYKIPIALVSTRPRKNLETAIGAVGIEEVFNVVVAAEDVYRGKPDPEMFVYAAQLLQYIPERCIVFGNSNQTVEAAHDARMKCVAVASKHPMYELGAADLVVKRLDELSVVDLKNLADIESAEFEPELEMELEEEDDPHPTVDVDDGFW